The Malus domestica chromosome 10, GDT2T_hap1 genome contains a region encoding:
- the LOC114827431 gene encoding uncharacterized protein has protein sequence MKITMEETRVLLVFIVFVGFLVGSEGVGSKGVTSSSEKEKKKEVYDAKNYGGYGGYGGKGGYGGYDGDGGYGGKGGYGGYDGDGGYRGPKGGYGGGDGYGGYGGPRGGYGGGDGYGGYGGPKGGYWGYGGYGGKGGYGGYGGKGGYGGGYDHGRGDRFKDDRDGKEDRSEDDHGGKRDSPKYDYGRKGGNPKYDDGGKGYKPKGDGGAGCSGYP, from the exons atgAAAATAACTATGGAGGAAACAAGGGTGTTGCTTGTTTTCATTGTCTTTGTAGGGTTTCTTGTGGGTTCTGAAGGAGTGGGTTCTAAAGGAGTGACCAGTAGTAgtgagaaggaaaagaaaaaggaggtcTATGATGCCAAAAATTATGGGGGATACGGTGGATATGGAGGAAAAGGAG GTTACGGCGGATATGATGGAGACGGTGGATATGGAGGGAAAGGAGGTTATGGCGGATACGATGGAGACGGTGGATATAGAGGGCCTAAAGGAGGTTATGGAGGAGGCGATGGATACGGTGGATATGGAGGGCCTAGAGGAGGTTATGGAGGAGGCGATGGATACGGTGGATATGGAGGGCCTAAAGGAGGTTATTGGGGGTATGGAGGATATGGGGGTAAGGGAGGGTATGGAGGATATGGGGGTAAGGGAGGGTATGGAGGAGGGTATGATCATGGAAGAGGAGATCGTTTTAAAGATGATCGAGATGGAAAGGAAGACCGTTCTGAAGATGATCACGGTGGGAAAAGAGACAGCCCTAAGTATGATTATGGTAGGAAAGGAGGCAATCCAAAATATGATGATGGCGGGAAAGGATATAAGCCTAAAGGCGATGGTGGAGCTGGCTGTAGTGGCTATCCATAG